A single region of the Pontimicrobium sp. SW4 genome encodes:
- the glmS gene encoding glutamine--fructose-6-phosphate transaminase (isomerizing), whose amino-acid sequence MCGIVGYIGHREAYPIILNGLKRLEYRGYDSAGIALFDGNEIKLSKTKGKVDDLEKRVASEISTQGSLGIGHTRWATHGVPNDVNSHPHYSNSGDLVIIHNGIIENYEALKKELQKRGYTFKSDTDTEVLVNLIEDIKKSNNVRLGKAVQIALNQVVGAYAIAVFDKTKPNEIVVARLGSPLAIGVGDDEFFIASDATPFIEYTNNAIYLEDEEMAVVRRHKDVKIRKIKDDSLVSPYVQELQLNLEQIEKGGYEHFMLKEIFEQPHAIRDTYRGRLLSNEAIIKMAGVEDNMKMFLNANRIIIVACGTSWHAGLVAEYIFEDLARIPVEVEYASEFRYRNPVIDKNDVVIAISQSGETADTLAAIKLAKSHGAFVFGVCNVVGSSIARETNAGAYTHAGPEIGVASTKAFTTQITVLTLIALRLARAKGTMSSSDFRRHLVELEMIPDKVKQALESDAYVKTIAEIYKDAKNFLYLGRGYNFPVALEGALKLKEISYIHAEGYPAAEMKHGPIALIDENMPIVVIATKKGHYEKVVSNIEEIKARKGKIIGIVTKGDTSVRKLADHVIEVPETIESLTPLLTTIPLQLLSYYIAVLLEKNVDQPRNLAKSVTVE is encoded by the coding sequence ATGTGTGGTATTGTTGGATATATTGGACATAGAGAAGCTTACCCTATTATTCTTAATGGGCTTAAACGTTTAGAATATAGAGGTTATGATAGTGCAGGAATTGCTTTGTTTGATGGTAATGAGATAAAGCTATCTAAAACGAAAGGTAAGGTTGACGATTTAGAGAAACGAGTAGCTAGCGAAATATCTACACAAGGAAGTCTTGGAATTGGTCACACACGTTGGGCAACACATGGTGTTCCTAACGATGTTAACTCACACCCTCATTATTCAAATTCTGGAGATTTAGTTATTATCCATAACGGAATCATTGAGAACTACGAAGCCTTAAAAAAAGAACTTCAAAAAAGAGGCTACACTTTTAAATCTGATACAGATACAGAAGTTCTAGTAAACCTTATTGAAGACATTAAAAAAAGCAACAATGTTAGATTAGGAAAAGCAGTTCAAATAGCTTTAAATCAAGTTGTTGGAGCTTATGCTATTGCTGTTTTTGATAAAACAAAACCCAATGAAATTGTAGTCGCTCGTTTAGGAAGCCCACTAGCAATTGGTGTTGGTGATGATGAGTTTTTTATTGCAAGTGACGCAACACCTTTCATAGAATATACCAATAATGCCATTTATTTGGAAGATGAGGAAATGGCAGTAGTAAGAAGACATAAAGACGTTAAAATTCGTAAAATCAAAGACGATTCTTTAGTAAGCCCCTATGTTCAGGAATTACAACTTAATCTTGAGCAAATTGAAAAAGGTGGTTATGAGCATTTCATGCTCAAAGAGATTTTTGAACAACCTCACGCAATTAGAGACACCTATAGAGGTCGTTTATTAAGCAATGAAGCTATTATTAAAATGGCTGGTGTTGAAGATAACATGAAAATGTTTTTGAACGCCAATCGCATTATTATAGTTGCATGTGGAACCTCATGGCATGCAGGTTTAGTTGCCGAATACATATTCGAAGATTTAGCGAGAATTCCTGTTGAAGTTGAGTATGCCTCTGAGTTTAGATATAGAAACCCTGTAATCGATAAAAATGATGTAGTTATTGCTATATCACAATCTGGCGAAACAGCAGATACTTTAGCTGCAATTAAATTAGCAAAGTCTCATGGTGCATTTGTGTTTGGTGTTTGTAACGTCGTAGGATCTTCCATTGCAAGAGAGACAAATGCAGGTGCATATACACATGCTGGACCAGAAATTGGTGTAGCATCTACAAAAGCTTTTACAACTCAAATTACTGTTTTAACCTTAATAGCTTTACGATTAGCTAGAGCAAAAGGCACTATGTCAAGTTCAGATTTTAGACGTCATTTAGTAGAGTTGGAAATGATTCCTGATAAAGTTAAACAAGCTTTAGAATCTGATGCTTATGTAAAAACTATTGCTGAAATTTATAAAGATGCCAAGAACTTTTTATACTTAGGTCGTGGCTATAATTTCCCAGTAGCACTGGAAGGTGCATTAAAGCTTAAAGAAATCTCATATATTCATGCAGAAGGTTATCCAGCTGCTGAAATGAAGCATGGTCCCATTGCTCTTATTGATGAAAATATGCCAATTGTAGTTATAGCTACAAAAAAAGGGCATTATGAAAAAGTCGTAAGTAACATTGAAGAGATTAAAGCTAGAAAAGGAAAAATTATTGGTATTGTTACTAAAGGAGATACAAGTGTTCGGAAATTAGCAGATCATGTTATTGAAGTTCCAGAAACAATAGAGTCTCTTACTCCGCTTTTAACAACAATCCCATTACAACTACTATCCTATTATATTGCAGTATTGTTAGAAAAAAATGTAGATCAACCTCGTAATTTAGCAAAATCTGTTACTGTAGAATAA
- the panC gene encoding pantoate--beta-alanine ligase: protein MQVANTKEQIKDIILDLRKTNISIGFVPTMGALHEGHLSLISKALKENDVVFVSIFVNPTQFDNKKDLKNYPRTLERDVVLLKGAFKSKVFVYAPTVEDIYGKKAKSTKFEFDGLENEMEGEFRDGHFNGVGTIVKRFFEIITPNKAYFGEKDFQQLQIIRRLVEKNSLPVKIVGCKIHREATGLAMSSRNERLLPEYKKEAPFIYKTLQEAKNKFGTKSATKITEWVKKQFEKNQLLELEYFIIADINTLKPVKRKSKSKKYRAFVAAYAGEIRLIDNIALN from the coding sequence ATGCAAGTAGCAAACACAAAAGAACAGATTAAAGACATAATCTTAGACTTAAGAAAAACTAACATTTCTATTGGATTTGTTCCTACTATGGGTGCTTTACATGAAGGTCATTTGTCTCTAATAAGTAAAGCTTTAAAAGAAAATGATGTTGTTTTCGTGAGTATTTTTGTTAATCCTACGCAATTTGATAACAAAAAAGATCTTAAAAATTACCCTAGAACTTTAGAAAGAGATGTAGTATTACTAAAAGGAGCATTTAAATCTAAGGTTTTTGTGTATGCTCCAACAGTTGAAGATATTTATGGAAAGAAGGCAAAGTCAACTAAATTTGAATTCGATGGTTTGGAAAATGAAATGGAAGGTGAATTTAGAGATGGACATTTTAATGGTGTCGGCACTATTGTGAAACGATTCTTTGAAATCATTACGCCTAATAAAGCTTATTTTGGTGAAAAAGACTTTCAGCAACTACAAATTATTAGAAGGTTAGTAGAAAAAAACAGCTTACCTGTAAAAATAGTTGGATGTAAAATACATCGCGAAGCTACAGGTCTTGCAATGAGCTCTCGTAACGAAAGGTTACTGCCTGAATATAAAAAAGAAGCACCGTTTATTTATAAAACTTTACAAGAAGCTAAGAATAAATTTGGCACAAAAAGTGCTACTAAAATTACGGAATGGGTTAAAAAACAATTTGAAAAAAATCAACTATTAGAGTTAGAATATTTTATAATTGCCGACATAAATACCTTAAAACCAGTAAAAAGAAAATCTAAATCAAAAAAATATCGTGCGTTTGTTGCGGCTTATGCTGGAGAGATAAGACTTATAGATAATATCGCACTAAATTAA
- a CDS encoding alpha/beta hydrolase-fold protein, whose translation MKFKLAIFISFLSFSFVNSQTIYEEFQSAKLGTSRELKIQLPRNYEENLEKLYPIFIVFDGDYLFEPVAGNVDYYSYWEDMPEAIVVGINQVNSRGDDNYYSDQTYFPVESGVKFFEFIGMELIPYIEEKYRTANFKVAVGHGETANFINYYLFKKEPLFNAYMALSPDLAMSMLENLPTRLNEIEKKIFYYLATSTNDIKPLREDAKLLNARLSALEKNNMFFAFNEFEGPTHYSLPTHAIPNALESIFFVFQPISKKEYTERILTLETSPVEYLNEKYQMINELFNIKKQVLINDFKAIAAAIEKNKTFEEYEALGKLARKEYPDTLLGSYYLGRFYEETGEPKKAMRTYKSAYILEEIGGYTKDEMLERADAIKRDFGF comes from the coding sequence ATGAAATTTAAACTAGCCATTTTTATAAGCTTTCTTAGTTTTAGCTTTGTAAATTCACAAACGATATATGAGGAGTTTCAATCAGCAAAACTTGGAACCTCAAGAGAGTTAAAAATTCAACTACCAAGAAATTACGAAGAAAACTTAGAAAAGCTATATCCTATTTTCATCGTTTTTGATGGCGATTATCTATTTGAACCTGTAGCTGGAAATGTAGATTATTATTCCTATTGGGAAGACATGCCTGAAGCTATTGTTGTCGGGATAAATCAAGTAAACTCAAGAGGTGACGATAATTATTATTCCGATCAAACCTATTTTCCAGTAGAATCTGGCGTAAAATTCTTTGAGTTTATAGGGATGGAGCTTATTCCGTATATAGAAGAAAAGTATAGAACGGCCAATTTTAAAGTCGCTGTTGGACATGGCGAAACAGCCAATTTTATAAATTACTACTTATTTAAAAAAGAACCGCTTTTTAATGCTTATATGGCATTAAGCCCAGATTTAGCAATGAGTATGCTAGAAAACCTACCTACTAGGTTAAACGAGATTGAGAAGAAAATTTTCTATTATTTAGCAACTTCAACTAACGATATAAAACCACTTAGAGAAGATGCAAAGCTTTTAAATGCTCGACTTTCAGCTTTAGAAAAGAACAATATGTTTTTTGCCTTCAACGAGTTTGAAGGGCCAACACATTATTCATTACCAACTCACGCCATTCCAAATGCATTGGAAAGTATTTTCTTTGTGTTTCAACCTATTAGTAAAAAAGAATATACCGAACGCATTTTAACTTTAGAAACCTCTCCAGTAGAGTATTTAAATGAAAAATACCAAATGATTAATGAGTTGTTTAATATTAAAAAACAAGTACTCATCAACGACTTTAAGGCTATTGCTGCTGCTATAGAAAAAAACAAAACATTTGAAGAATACGAAGCACTTGGGAAATTAGCAAGAAAAGAATACCCAGATACATTACTAGGAAGTTATTATTTAGGACGTTTTTATGAAGAAACAGGGGAGCCTAAAAAAGCGATGCGAACCTATAAATCGGCTTATATTTTAGAAGAAATTGGAGGTTACACCAAAGATGAAATGTTAGAAAGAGCAGATGCAATAAAAAGAGATTTTGGGTTTTAA
- a CDS encoding DUF4270 domain-containing protein, translated as MKKNKILLQNLALLAIIATVFAACERDFANLESDVVNSENTTHFNADVVTYPIVTYNKNISAFHSSRLPSNLIGYYNDPVFGSYSANFVAQLSPNLFNPNFGENVVLDSAVLTVPYYSRVTGTNEDGGSDYALDSVYIDTPIKLSIFQNNYFLREFDPNSDLNQSQKYYSNGALSESVQINPADLEGQLIYDADFIPSEKQIVLKGLNENGEADSTFVAPSIRVHIKDASTDTYWQQLLFDKQDDPELSNRNNFLNYFRGLYFKAEGISGSGSMAMLNFNSSDANLTIYYTSDKDNTDEDGDGIPDYADVDSNGDNVNDNGTDTDSDGINDAHDVDETGGTDINNNGIDDNLDSNKGEYTMNFYRNLINLMDNNLIAIPPGNEAVGDEKLYLKGGEGSMAVINLFNGDENGNSPEFDQFKSDFKNGDTPKRLVNEAYLEFYVDQSTVQGNEPDRVFLYDLNNNTALIDYFIDQSASGTTVNAKIDHLSPLKREDDDPEGDGIKYKIRITEHIKNLFVNDSTNVKLGLTVISGVGSINMQELLDNSDGVKAIPNGTLLSHKGTVLFGNNTTNEAKKAKLTIYYTEPEN; from the coding sequence ATGAAAAAGAATAAAATTTTATTACAAAACTTAGCTCTTTTGGCTATAATTGCTACTGTATTTGCTGCATGTGAAAGAGATTTTGCTAATTTAGAATCAGATGTGGTAAACTCCGAAAATACAACACATTTTAACGCAGATGTTGTAACTTACCCTATAGTCACTTACAATAAAAACATATCTGCATTTCATTCTAGCAGGCTTCCTTCAAACTTAATTGGGTATTATAACGATCCTGTATTTGGAAGTTATTCAGCTAATTTTGTTGCTCAACTTTCACCAAATCTCTTTAATCCAAATTTTGGCGAAAATGTAGTTTTAGATTCTGCGGTACTTACAGTCCCTTATTATAGTAGAGTAACTGGAACTAATGAGGATGGTGGTTCTGACTATGCATTGGACTCAGTTTATATAGATACTCCTATTAAGCTATCCATTTTCCAAAACAACTATTTTTTAAGAGAATTTGATCCAAATTCAGACTTAAATCAATCTCAAAAATATTATTCAAATGGCGCGCTTTCAGAATCAGTTCAAATAAATCCTGCAGATTTGGAAGGACAGCTTATTTATGATGCAGACTTTATACCTAGTGAAAAACAAATTGTTTTAAAAGGGTTAAATGAAAACGGAGAAGCAGATTCAACTTTTGTTGCACCATCGATAAGAGTTCATATAAAAGATGCCTCTACTGACACATATTGGCAACAATTGTTGTTTGACAAACAAGATGACCCAGAATTAAGTAATCGAAATAATTTTCTAAACTATTTTAGAGGACTTTACTTTAAAGCTGAAGGCATAAGTGGTTCAGGATCAATGGCGATGCTTAATTTTAATTCTTCAGACGCAAATCTTACCATATATTATACAAGCGATAAAGATAATACTGATGAAGATGGTGATGGTATTCCTGATTATGCTGATGTAGACAGTAATGGGGACAATGTAAATGATAATGGAACTGACACTGACAGTGATGGCATTAACGATGCGCATGATGTTGATGAAACAGGAGGAACTGACATAAATAATAACGGAATTGATGATAATTTAGACTCTAATAAAGGTGAATATACAATGAACTTTTATAGGAATTTGATTAATCTAATGGACAACAATTTAATCGCAATTCCTCCTGGTAATGAAGCTGTAGGCGATGAAAAACTCTATTTAAAAGGTGGTGAAGGATCCATGGCTGTTATTAATTTATTCAATGGTGATGAAAATGGTAATTCTCCAGAATTCGATCAGTTTAAAAGTGATTTTAAAAACGGTGATACACCAAAGAGATTAGTTAATGAAGCTTATTTAGAATTTTATGTAGATCAAAGTACTGTTCAAGGAAATGAACCTGACAGAGTTTTTCTTTATGATTTAAATAATAATACAGCACTAATTGACTATTTTATAGATCAATCTGCAAGTGGTACAACAGTAAATGCTAAAATAGACCATTTATCTCCTTTAAAAAGAGAAGACGATGATCCAGAAGGTGATGGTATTAAATACAAAATACGAATAACCGAGCACATAAAGAACCTTTTTGTTAATGATTCAACTAATGTAAAATTAGGCTTAACGGTAATTTCTGGAGTAGGTTCAATTAATATGCAAGAGCTTCTAGACAATAGTGATGGTGTTAAAGCAATTCCTAACGGAACTCTTTTATCACATAAAGGCACTGTCCTTTTTGGAAATAATACAACCAATGAAGCAAAAAAAGCTAAATTAACTATATATTATACTGAACCTGAAAACTAA
- the radA gene encoding DNA repair protein RadA, whose product MVKVKTTYFCQNCGNQFSKWQGQCSACKEWNTIAEEVIQKPEKSDWKSPLNSSKRVSKPLLINEIDTSQEARIQTSDAEFNRVFGGGIVPGSLTLLGGEPGIGKSTLLLQIALKLPYKTLYVSGEESQKQIKMRAERINPNSSNCYILTETKTQNIFKQIEALEPDIVVVDSIQTLHSDYIESSSGSISQIKECTTELIKFAKETATPVVLIGHITKDGNIAGPKILEHMVDTVLQFEGDRNHVFRILRANKNRFGSTNELGIYEMQGSGLREVSNPSEILISKKDEELSGNAIAATLEGMRPLMIEVQALVSTAVYGTPQRSATGFNAKRLNMLLAVLEKRAGFRLGAKDVFLNITGGITVDDPAIDLAVVAAILSSNEDEALQKDFCFAAEVGLSGEIRPVQRVEQRVLEAEKLGFSTIFVSKYNKISLKNTAIKIQLISKIEDLVEFIV is encoded by the coding sequence ATGGTAAAAGTAAAAACGACATATTTCTGCCAAAATTGTGGCAATCAGTTTTCAAAATGGCAAGGACAATGTTCTGCATGTAAAGAGTGGAATACTATAGCGGAGGAAGTGATTCAAAAACCTGAAAAAAGCGATTGGAAATCACCTTTAAATTCGTCAAAGCGAGTATCGAAACCATTATTAATAAATGAAATTGATACATCACAAGAAGCTCGAATTCAAACTAGTGATGCAGAATTTAATCGTGTGTTTGGAGGTGGCATTGTCCCAGGATCCTTAACACTTTTAGGAGGCGAACCAGGAATTGGAAAAAGTACCTTATTGCTTCAAATAGCCTTAAAATTACCTTATAAAACCTTATATGTTTCAGGTGAAGAAAGCCAGAAGCAAATTAAAATGCGAGCTGAACGCATTAATCCTAACAGTAGTAATTGCTACATTCTTACTGAAACAAAGACACAAAATATTTTCAAGCAAATAGAAGCTTTAGAGCCAGATATTGTGGTAGTTGATTCCATTCAAACACTACATAGTGATTATATTGAATCGTCTTCAGGTAGTATTTCTCAAATAAAAGAATGCACCACGGAGCTTATAAAATTTGCTAAGGAAACTGCAACTCCAGTTGTACTTATTGGTCATATAACAAAGGATGGAAACATCGCAGGACCAAAAATACTGGAACACATGGTGGATACGGTTTTGCAATTTGAAGGCGATAGAAATCATGTATTTAGAATTTTAAGAGCCAACAAAAACCGTTTTGGATCCACCAACGAACTTGGTATTTACGAAATGCAAGGTTCAGGCTTGCGAGAAGTATCAAACCCATCCGAGATACTTATTTCTAAAAAAGACGAAGAATTATCAGGGAATGCGATTGCAGCAACCTTAGAAGGTATGCGACCATTAATGATAGAAGTCCAAGCTTTAGTAAGTACTGCAGTTTATGGCACACCGCAGCGCTCTGCAACAGGCTTTAATGCCAAACGCTTAAATATGCTTTTAGCTGTTTTAGAAAAACGAGCTGGTTTTAGATTAGGTGCAAAAGACGTATTTTTAAATATTACGGGAGGCATTACGGTTGATGACCCAGCAATAGATTTAGCTGTAGTTGCAGCTATTTTATCTTCTAATGAAGATGAAGCGTTGCAAAAAGACTTTTGTTTTGCGGCTGAGGTTGGACTATCTGGAGAAATTCGCCCTGTACAGCGTGTTGAGCAACGTGTTCTAGAGGCAGAAAAGCTAGGTTTCTCTACCATTTTTGTGTCTAAATACAATAAGATTTCATTAAAAAACACAGCTATTAAAATTCAACTTATTTCAAAGATTGAGGATTTGGTAGAGTTTATCGTTTAA
- a CDS encoding glycogen/starch synthase, with product MKDKRILYVSSEVVPYLPETEISSMSFEAPRMVNKQGGQIRIFMPRYGNINERRHQLHEVIRLSGINLVINDLDMPLIIKVASIPKERIQVYFIDNEEYFKRKATLTDENGKLFTDNDERAIFFAKGVIETVKKLNWAPDIIHVHGWLASLLPLYLKEYYKDEPLFNESKIVTSLYNQSFDDSLNKEMINKVKFDNIDESSIKALETPTYNNIMKVAIDYSDALIVGSESIPEELQDYLKNCEKPVLEYQYPDEFAEAYTAFYNTQVLS from the coding sequence ATGAAAGATAAGAGAATATTGTATGTGTCCTCTGAAGTAGTGCCATATTTACCTGAGACAGAGATTTCTTCAATGTCCTTTGAGGCACCAAGAATGGTAAACAAACAAGGAGGTCAAATACGAATATTCATGCCAAGATATGGAAACATTAATGAAAGAAGGCATCAGCTTCATGAAGTAATTCGACTATCTGGAATAAATTTAGTGATTAATGACTTAGATATGCCGTTAATTATTAAAGTGGCATCTATCCCAAAAGAAAGAATTCAAGTTTACTTTATTGATAACGAAGAATATTTTAAGCGTAAAGCAACTTTAACAGATGAAAATGGGAAGTTATTTACCGATAATGACGAACGTGCTATTTTCTTTGCAAAAGGAGTTATTGAAACTGTTAAAAAATTGAATTGGGCGCCAGATATTATTCATGTTCATGGATGGTTAGCGTCATTACTTCCTCTTTATTTAAAAGAATATTATAAAGACGAACCTCTTTTTAATGAGAGTAAAATAGTTACTTCATTGTACAATCAAAGCTTTGATGATTCGTTAAATAAAGAAATGATTAATAAAGTTAAATTTGATAATATCGATGAGTCATCAATAAAGGCTTTAGAAACACCTACTTATAATAATATTATGAAAGTAGCTATAGATTACTCTGATGCTTTAATTGTTGGATCCGAAAGTATTCCTGAAGAATTACAAGACTATTTAAAAAATTGCGAAAAGCCAGTCTTAGAATATCAATATCCAGATGAATTTGCTGAAGCTTATACAGCATTTTATAACACCCAAGTTTTAAGTTAA
- the panD gene encoding aspartate 1-decarboxylase, whose translation MQIQVVKSKIHRVKCTGADLNYIGSITIDENLMDAANIIQGEKVQIVNNDNGERLDTYVIPGPRNSGEITLNGAAARKVSVGDTLILITYAFMDIEEAKIFKPSLVFPDENTNLLK comes from the coding sequence ATGCAAATACAAGTTGTAAAATCTAAGATTCATCGAGTTAAATGTACAGGTGCTGACCTAAACTATATAGGAAGTATTACCATAGATGAGAACTTAATGGATGCTGCAAATATCATTCAAGGAGAAAAAGTTCAAATTGTAAATAACGACAATGGTGAGCGTCTTGATACTTATGTAATTCCAGGACCAAGAAATAGCGGGGAAATCACTTTAAATGGTGCTGCTGCACGTAAAGTATCTGTTGGAGATACGCTTATCTTAATAACCTATGCATTTATGGATATTGAAGAGGCTAAAATATTTAAACCATCGTTAGTTTTTCCAGACGAAAACACCAATTTATTAAAATAA
- a CDS encoding lysylphosphatidylglycerol synthase transmembrane domain-containing protein, producing the protein MNKSTKKAIRIVIPLVLAVFFGWYTFSKLPIDKIIPYFEKANYLWVFVGMFCGVLSHLSRAYRWKFMLEPLGYKPKLPNSIMAVFIAYLTNFGIPRSGEVLRAAIFANYEKVPFEKGFGTIVAERVADLLVMLLIILGTLFIQYEFIKELLVKNFNPLTIVVGLIGIILFGVLFFLIISKAKSGILLKIRVFIQGIFEGATSIFKMKKKWAFIFHTFFIWIMYVLMFYFTSFAVSDIDNVPFAAILIGFIAASFTIAATNGGIFIYPLAIGAAFSLFSIPETPSVAFGWIVWTSQTVLLIVLGTISFILLPIYNRK; encoded by the coding sequence TTGAATAAATCAACCAAAAAAGCAATCAGAATTGTCATTCCGCTAGTATTAGCGGTTTTTTTTGGGTGGTATACTTTTTCAAAACTTCCAATAGACAAAATTATTCCGTATTTCGAAAAGGCTAATTATCTATGGGTGTTTGTAGGGATGTTTTGTGGTGTATTAAGTCATTTATCCAGAGCTTATAGGTGGAAATTTATGTTAGAACCATTGGGTTATAAACCTAAATTGCCTAATAGTATTATGGCTGTATTTATAGCCTATTTAACTAATTTTGGGATACCTAGATCTGGCGAAGTATTGAGAGCTGCAATATTTGCAAACTATGAAAAAGTACCATTTGAAAAGGGTTTTGGCACTATAGTAGCTGAAAGAGTGGCAGATTTATTAGTAATGTTATTGATAATTCTTGGTACACTTTTTATTCAATATGAATTTATTAAAGAGTTGTTAGTAAAAAACTTTAATCCACTAACAATTGTCGTTGGGTTGATAGGGATTATTCTTTTCGGAGTTTTATTCTTTTTAATAATTTCAAAAGCAAAATCAGGGATATTGTTAAAAATAAGAGTCTTTATTCAAGGTATTTTTGAAGGAGCCACAAGTATTTTTAAAATGAAAAAGAAATGGGCATTTATTTTTCACACCTTTTTCATTTGGATAATGTATGTGTTAATGTTTTATTTCACTTCATTCGCAGTTTCTGATATTGATAATGTACCTTTTGCGGCAATACTTATTGGATTCATAGCTGCTAGTTTTACAATAGCCGCAACTAATGGAGGAATATTTATTTATCCTTTAGCAATAGGTGCTGCATTTTCATTATTTAGTATACCTGAAACACCAAGCGTTGCTTTTGGGTGGATCGTTTGGACTTCGCAAACAGTACTTTTGATTGTTCTTGGGACAATTTCATTTATATTATTACCAATATATAATAGAAAGTAG